One Candidatus Roseilinea sp. genomic region harbors:
- a CDS encoding MATE family efflux transporter, translated as MSAVEETIEVPAHAGAIQARRRVFALAWPVIAENFLETLLGIVDTWLVAQLAISALALAGVGAAVQVMQFVLSALSALSIGASVLVAQAVGARDYSRAKNLARQSLLWSLIISIPLALAGLWAAGPIIGLFGMEPAAAEIGVSYMQVTMGTVVVLIGLFIGSGVLRGAGDSRTPLIVTTIANLINIPLTWALIFGRLGLPELGPVGSAWASFIARAVALAILLIVLWRGRNGIRIGGPGLWRPNTMVARGVLSIGVPAALEQILASGAFFVLMIIVGQLGTAMLAANRIAINALSLAFLPGFGFAIAATALVGQSVGARNIREGEAAARIAAEWALIWMSSFGLILFVFAPQVLRGFTDDPAVVRAGVDALRVMAFSMPPLAILFVAAGGLRGMGNTRIPLVIFGGGLWTITGLAALVVNTIGGGLIAVWSMFVIGTPVMAWLMVRSFRSAAREFQYP; from the coding sequence TTGTCTGCCGTCGAAGAAACGATCGAAGTTCCTGCACACGCCGGCGCAATCCAGGCGCGTCGGCGCGTGTTCGCCCTGGCCTGGCCGGTGATCGCCGAGAATTTCCTCGAAACGCTGCTCGGCATCGTGGATACATGGCTGGTGGCGCAGCTCGCCATCAGTGCATTGGCCCTGGCCGGCGTGGGCGCTGCCGTGCAGGTGATGCAGTTCGTGTTGTCGGCGCTTTCGGCGCTGTCCATCGGCGCATCGGTGCTAGTGGCGCAGGCAGTCGGCGCGCGCGACTACTCGCGCGCCAAAAACCTAGCCCGCCAGTCGCTCCTGTGGAGCCTCATCATCTCTATCCCGCTGGCGCTGGCCGGCCTGTGGGCGGCTGGGCCGATCATCGGCCTGTTCGGCATGGAGCCGGCTGCCGCCGAGATCGGCGTGAGCTACATGCAAGTGACGATGGGCACGGTCGTCGTGCTGATCGGGCTGTTCATCGGCAGCGGCGTATTGCGCGGCGCAGGTGACTCGCGCACACCGCTGATCGTCACCACCATCGCCAACCTCATCAACATCCCGTTGACGTGGGCGTTGATCTTCGGGCGGCTGGGGCTGCCCGAACTCGGCCCGGTCGGCAGCGCGTGGGCTTCGTTCATCGCGCGCGCTGTTGCGCTTGCCATCCTGCTAATCGTGCTGTGGCGTGGGCGCAACGGCATTCGCATTGGCGGGCCGGGCCTGTGGCGGCCTAATACGATGGTCGCCAGAGGCGTGCTGTCCATCGGTGTGCCGGCGGCGCTGGAGCAAATCCTGGCCAGCGGCGCGTTCTTCGTGCTCATGATCATCGTCGGGCAACTGGGCACGGCGATGCTGGCCGCCAACCGCATCGCCATCAACGCCCTGTCGCTCGCCTTCCTGCCTGGCTTCGGCTTCGCGATTGCGGCCACGGCGCTGGTCGGTCAGAGCGTGGGCGCGCGCAACATCCGCGAGGGCGAGGCGGCTGCGCGCATCGCGGCGGAATGGGCGCTGATCTGGATGAGCAGCTTCGGCTTGATCCTGTTTGTCTTTGCGCCGCAGGTGCTGCGGGGGTTCACCGATGACCCGGCGGTGGTGCGCGCCGGCGTGGATGCGCTGCGGGTGATGGCTTTCAGCATGCCGCCGCTGGCGATCTTGTTCGTGGCAGCCGGCGGCTTGCGCGGCATGGGCAACACGCGCATCCCGCTGGTCATCTTCGGCGGCGGCTTGTGGACGATCACCGGCCTGGCTGCGCTGGTGGTGAACACGATCGGCGGCGGGCTGATCGCGGTGTGGAGCATGTTCGTGATCGGCACGCCGGTGATGGCCTGGCTGATGGTGCGCAGCTTCCGCAGCGCTGCGCGTGAGTTTCAGTATCCGTAG
- a CDS encoding branched-chain amino acid ABC transporter permease — protein sequence MRIQPVLDKITPPNVAAWYGVPTLAVARGQLAAFDFLRPALVVLLGSLAGGAVAIALHRAATRTPNERISAQTRWIAIALPFALLLAVIVLGQPGVTIGGANRGTIRLLLAMLAVAAGLFAVRAATPGKERTAVSFALLAGLAALPFVLDQFQNAVMGIVFIFVMMGLGLNIVVGYAGLLDLGYVAFFAIGAYAYAFLSAPFSSPWFSQQLSALGLPTDQPLLSFWQSIPIVMILAAIGGVLLGTPVLRLRGDYLAIVTLGFGEIIRLFMLNLADLTNGPRGLLNLAPPTLFGYNLGNPRDIFILALLGTAVIAFVAFRLERSRIGRAWVAIREDEDAAQAMGVDLVRAKLMAFAIGATFAGVAGQLYAARQVNIFPDNFSLFVSIDALALIIVGGMGSIPGVVLGAIALKGLPEVLRGVDEYRIVLFAALLVVMMITRPEGLLPSERRRMELHGEVDAAAEQAS from the coding sequence GTGCGCATCCAGCCGGTGCTCGATAAGATCACGCCGCCGAATGTCGCTGCGTGGTATGGCGTGCCCACGCTCGCCGTCGCGCGCGGCCAGCTCGCCGCGTTCGACTTCCTGCGCCCAGCCCTCGTTGTGCTGCTGGGCAGCCTCGCCGGCGGCGCGGTGGCGATCGCTTTACATCGCGCAGCAACCCGCACGCCCAATGAGCGGATCTCGGCCCAGACGCGCTGGATCGCGATCGCGCTGCCGTTCGCCCTGTTGCTCGCCGTCATCGTTCTCGGACAGCCAGGGGTGACCATCGGCGGCGCGAACAGGGGCACGATCCGCCTGCTGCTGGCCATGCTCGCTGTCGCCGCCGGGCTGTTTGCCGTGCGCGCAGCGACCCCCGGCAAAGAGCGAACGGCTGTCTCCTTCGCACTGCTGGCCGGACTGGCAGCGCTGCCCTTCGTGCTCGACCAGTTCCAGAACGCGGTGATGGGCATCGTGTTCATCTTCGTGATGATGGGGCTGGGGCTGAACATCGTCGTCGGCTATGCCGGCCTGCTGGACCTGGGCTATGTAGCCTTCTTCGCCATCGGCGCATATGCGTATGCCTTCCTCTCCGCGCCGTTCTCGTCGCCGTGGTTCAGCCAACAACTGAGCGCGCTGGGACTGCCAACCGATCAGCCGTTGCTGAGTTTCTGGCAATCCATCCCGATCGTCATGATCCTGGCGGCGATCGGCGGCGTCCTGCTGGGCACGCCGGTGCTGCGGCTGCGCGGCGATTACCTCGCCATCGTCACGCTCGGCTTCGGCGAGATCATCCGGCTGTTCATGCTGAACCTGGCCGACTTGACCAACGGGCCGCGCGGGCTGCTGAACCTGGCGCCGCCGACGCTGTTCGGCTACAACCTGGGCAACCCGCGCGACATCTTCATCCTGGCCCTGCTTGGCACGGCGGTCATTGCCTTCGTGGCGTTTCGGTTGGAGCGCTCGCGCATCGGCCGCGCATGGGTGGCGATCCGCGAGGATGAGGACGCGGCTCAAGCGATGGGCGTGGACCTGGTGCGCGCCAAGCTGATGGCGTTCGCCATCGGCGCAACCTTCGCCGGCGTGGCCGGCCAGCTCTACGCGGCGCGCCAGGTCAACATCTTCCCGGACAATTTCTCGCTCTTTGTCTCGATTGACGCGCTGGCGTTAATCATCGTGGGCGGCATGGGCAGCATCCCCGGCGTCGTGCTGGGCGCGATCGCCTTGAAAGGGCTGCCGGAAGTGCTGCGCGGCGTGGACGAATATCGCATCGTGCTCTTTGCCGCGCTGCTCGTGGTGATGATGATCACACGCCCGGAGGGGCTGCTGCCCTCCGAACGGCGCCGCATGGAGCTGCACGGCGAAGTTGACGCCGCGGCGGAGCAGGCATCCTAG
- a CDS encoding branched-chain amino acid ABC transporter permease: MSLSGTGRRGTRDGDSFRNCIVSQALVVAPNLQRRAQTARWIARAIALLICALVVARAITVSLAESYPLTFWASQLVNGLVLGGVYALVALGYTLVYGILLMINFAHGEVMMIGGVAGFFALQLAQALGWMRGPAGLVVAALLIVMGIGMVGAMFTGVTLERIAYRPLRNAPRLVPLISAIGASLFLQYSVLLVFGVSPLVYQRPALISGGFRIGPVFIPYTGLIIFVTSLALMGALFVIVQRTRLGRAMRAVAADRDTAALMGVDVNQIITFTFLLGSALAGAAGVMLGFHNSVIKFNSGFIPGLKAFTAAVMGGIGNIPGAMVGALVLGIAESIGPSALGIPAEYKDIIAFALLVLVLIFRPQGLLGEALAEKKV, from the coding sequence ATGTCCCTCTCCGGCACAGGCCGGAGAGGGACGCGCGATGGAGACAGTTTCAGAAACTGCATCGTGTCCCAAGCCCTTGTAGTCGCACCCAATCTGCAGCGCCGCGCACAGACTGCGCGCTGGATCGCGCGCGCGATCGCGCTGCTGATCTGCGCCTTGGTGGTCGCGCGCGCCATTACGGTCAGCCTGGCCGAGAGCTATCCCCTGACGTTTTGGGCGTCGCAGTTGGTGAACGGGCTGGTGTTGGGCGGCGTGTATGCATTAGTGGCGCTGGGCTATACGCTGGTATACGGCATCTTGTTGATGATTAACTTCGCGCACGGCGAAGTCATGATGATCGGCGGCGTGGCCGGCTTCTTTGCGCTGCAGCTCGCCCAGGCGCTGGGGTGGATGCGCGGCCCGGCCGGCCTGGTGGTGGCCGCGCTGTTGATCGTGATGGGGATCGGCATGGTCGGCGCGATGTTCACCGGCGTCACGCTGGAGCGCATCGCCTATCGCCCGCTGCGCAATGCGCCTCGGCTGGTGCCGCTGATCAGCGCAATCGGCGCGTCGCTGTTCTTGCAGTACTCCGTCCTGCTTGTCTTCGGGGTCAGCCCGCTCGTGTATCAGCGGCCGGCGCTCATCTCCGGCGGCTTCCGCATCGGGCCGGTCTTCATCCCCTACACCGGCCTGATCATCTTCGTGACGTCGCTGGCGCTGATGGGGGCGCTGTTCGTCATCGTCCAACGCACGCGGCTGGGGCGGGCGATGCGCGCCGTCGCTGCCGACCGCGATACCGCTGCGTTGATGGGCGTGGACGTGAACCAGATCATCACCTTCACCTTCCTGCTCGGCTCGGCGCTGGCCGGCGCGGCAGGCGTGATGCTGGGCTTCCACAACTCGGTCATCAAATTCAACAGCGGCTTCATCCCCGGCCTCAAAGCCTTTACCGCCGCCGTGATGGGCGGCATCGGCAACATCCCCGGCGCGATGGTCGGCGCGCTGGTGCTGGGCATCGCCGAGTCCATCGGGCCGAGCGCGCTCGGTATTCCGGCTGAGTACAAGGACATCATCGCCTTCGCCCTGCTGGTGCTGGTGCTGATCTTCCGGCCGCAGGGTCTGCTGGGCGAAGCGCTCGCCGAGAAGAAGGTATGA
- a CDS encoding hypothetical protein (possible pseudo, frameshifted) has protein sequence MVAFEGAKVGDTDFRAPLTKIGSSQPELIFFGGYATEAALITQQMKEVAGLENAKFMGVDGAYTQQYLDTAGAAAEGAYMSFVAGDTQKDKFEVFREKYIAKFGVEPEKLGPFHGQSYDSVLLIVEAIKKVAQTDSAGNLVIDREALIKAIRGTSGLKGITGTLTCNPIGECGAGGVQVFTVENGAFKQVFGFGLQ, from the coding sequence GTGGTCGCGTTCGAGGGGGCGAAAGTCGGCGACACCGATTTTCGCGCGCCGCTGACCAAGATCGGGTCCAGCCAGCCGGAATTGATTTTCTTCGGCGGTTACGCCACCGAGGCGGCGCTGATCACCCAGCAGATGAAGGAAGTGGCCGGCCTGGAGAATGCCAAGTTCATGGGCGTGGACGGCGCTTACACCCAGCAGTACCTCGACACGGCCGGCGCGGCTGCCGAAGGGGCCTACATGTCCTTCGTTGCCGGCGACACGCAGAAGGATAAGTTTGAGGTCTTCCGCGAGAAATACATCGCCAAGTTCGGCGTCGAGCCGGAGAAGCTTGGCCCGTTCCACGGCCAGTCGTACGATTCGGTGCTGCTCATCGTCGAGGCGATCAAAAAGGTCGCGCAGACCGACTCGGCCGGCAACTTGGTGATTGACCGCGAGGCGTTGATTAAGGCCATTCGCGGGACGTCCGGCTTGAAAGGCATCACCGGCACGCTGACCTGCAACCCGATCGGCGAGTGCGGCGCCGGCGGCGTGCAGGTGTTCACCGTTGAGAACGGCGCATTCAAGCAGGTCTTCGGCTTCGGCTTGCAGTAA
- a CDS encoding hypothetical protein (possible pseudo, frameshifted), with product MMPTLPAAVNGFLFELVAEDGACSGDQGTVVGNKFAADPTIVAVTGGTCSGETFGLKPILQKARIPFVSPSATNPAVTSEDCDVCNRVALSDGLQGEVDADFVYNKLGFRKVAVMHDSSDYGKGWPKSFAMLSKSWAAKWSRSRGRKSATPIFARR from the coding sequence ATGATGCCAACGCTGCCGGCGGCTGTGAACGGCTTCCTCTTTGAGTTGGTCGCCGAGGACGGCGCCTGCTCGGGCGATCAGGGCACGGTGGTGGGTAACAAATTCGCCGCCGATCCGACCATCGTCGCCGTGACCGGCGGCACGTGCTCCGGCGAGACCTTCGGATTAAAGCCCATCCTGCAGAAGGCGCGCATCCCGTTCGTCTCGCCCAGCGCCACCAACCCGGCTGTGACCAGCGAAGACTGCGACGTGTGCAACCGCGTGGCCTTGAGCGATGGATTGCAGGGCGAGGTGGACGCGGACTTCGTCTACAACAAGTTGGGCTTCAGAAAGGTCGCCGTGATGCATGACAGCTCGGACTACGGAAAGGGGTGGCCGAAATCTTTCGCGATGCTTTCCAAAAGTTGGGCGGCGAAGTGGTCGCGTTCGAGGGGGCGAAAGTCGGCGACACCGATTTTCGCGCGCCGCTGA
- the pduC gene encoding glycerol dehydratase large subunit yields the protein MTQSRRFALLAARDINKETFVEAWPDAGLIVADGPNDPQPSLLLSSAGARKKQVVEMDGKPREQFDALDTFIADHFLDLGVAEAAMATPSLQIARMLVDINVSAGAVRRLALGCTPAKLCEIVRHMSVLEMMMGLAKMRVRRTPANQAHVTNRRENPALLAADAAEAALRGFAEIETTVGIARMAPLNALCVLVGSQAGRGGVLTQCAIEESMGLRLAMKGLTSYAETLSVYGTERSFVDGDDTPWSKAFLASAYASRGVKVRFTSGTGSEALMGSSEGKSMLYLEARCLCVVRGAGSQGVQNGSISCIALPESLPGGVRAVLAENLIAAMLGLEVASGNDALASHSAIRKSAKLMLQFIPGTDFIFSGYSAVPRRDNLFGGGNFDAEDFDDYNVLQRDMQIDGGLRPVREAEALAVRREAARAVQAVYAELGFPEIRDEEVEAAVVAHGSDDMPPRDIVADLVAADRFLEGPQDVRDVVAALRRRGFARIAANLAEMLRQRALGDYLQPAAIFVSSHPGREAGDGVKATVGANDARAHPSTPDSPALSSRFRVLSALTDPNDYAGPGTGYRMSDERWREIQRLPQARSPRDFIADCIGAPLENLREIGEAKAGRFNEVIVCVGPAFGTALTKTINGLDHEDVLKAIFTGVAKEGMTARLIKAYHTSDCAQLGFTASSYSGSGIGIGLQSRGTAVIHKRGMPRLHNLELFSFSPSLTLEIFEQIGRNAARYAKGEVVKPVPVTVDNWARLRLIVKTALLHRRETEEVRDKPPQELFFDWEPDV from the coding sequence ATGACTCAGTCCAGACGCTTCGCTCTGCTAGCCGCGCGCGACATCAACAAAGAGACCTTCGTCGAAGCATGGCCCGACGCCGGCCTGATCGTCGCCGACGGGCCGAACGATCCTCAGCCTTCGCTGCTCCTCTCTTCGGCCGGCGCTCGGAAGAAGCAGGTGGTGGAGATGGACGGCAAGCCGCGCGAACAGTTCGACGCGCTCGATACGTTCATCGCCGACCACTTTCTCGACCTGGGCGTGGCCGAAGCGGCGATGGCCACGCCCTCGCTGCAAATCGCGCGCATGCTCGTGGATATCAACGTCTCCGCCGGCGCAGTGCGCCGTCTGGCCCTGGGCTGCACGCCGGCCAAGCTGTGCGAGATCGTGCGCCACATGAGCGTCCTGGAGATGATGATGGGCCTGGCCAAGATGCGCGTGCGTAGGACGCCGGCCAATCAGGCGCACGTCACCAACCGACGCGAGAATCCCGCCTTGCTGGCCGCCGACGCCGCCGAGGCAGCCTTGCGCGGCTTCGCCGAGATCGAGACCACCGTCGGCATCGCGCGCATGGCACCGCTGAACGCGTTGTGCGTGCTGGTCGGCTCACAGGCCGGTCGGGGCGGCGTGCTCACCCAGTGCGCCATTGAGGAAAGCATGGGCCTACGGCTGGCGATGAAGGGACTGACCAGTTACGCCGAGACGCTGAGCGTATACGGCACGGAACGCAGTTTTGTGGACGGCGACGATACGCCGTGGAGCAAGGCCTTCCTGGCCAGCGCCTATGCCTCGCGCGGCGTGAAGGTCCGCTTCACCAGCGGCACCGGCAGCGAAGCATTGATGGGCAGCAGCGAGGGCAAGAGCATGTTGTATCTGGAGGCGCGCTGCCTGTGCGTGGTGCGCGGCGCCGGCAGCCAGGGCGTTCAGAATGGCTCGATTTCGTGCATCGCGCTGCCGGAGAGCTTGCCAGGCGGTGTGCGCGCGGTGCTGGCCGAGAACCTGATCGCCGCCATGCTCGGCCTGGAGGTCGCCAGCGGCAATGACGCGCTGGCCAGCCACAGCGCCATTCGCAAAAGCGCCAAACTCATGCTGCAGTTCATCCCCGGCACGGACTTTATCTTCAGCGGCTACAGCGCTGTGCCGCGCCGCGATAACTTGTTCGGCGGCGGCAACTTCGACGCCGAAGACTTCGATGACTACAACGTGCTCCAGCGCGACATGCAGATCGACGGGGGGCTGCGGCCGGTGCGCGAGGCGGAGGCGTTGGCGGTGCGCCGCGAGGCCGCCCGCGCGGTGCAGGCCGTCTATGCCGAGTTGGGCTTCCCGGAGATCCGCGACGAGGAGGTGGAAGCCGCTGTCGTCGCCCACGGCAGCGATGACATGCCGCCGCGCGACATCGTCGCCGACCTGGTCGCTGCCGATCGCTTCCTGGAAGGGCCGCAGGACGTGCGCGATGTGGTTGCCGCGCTGCGCCGGCGCGGGTTCGCGCGCATCGCCGCTAACTTGGCTGAGATGCTGCGCCAACGCGCGCTGGGCGACTACCTGCAACCGGCGGCGATCTTCGTCTCCAGCCACCCAGGGCGCGAAGCAGGCGATGGGGTAAAGGCGACCGTTGGCGCGAACGATGCGCGCGCTCACCCATCAACCCCGGACTCCCCGGCCCTGTCCTCTCGTTTTCGCGTGCTCAGCGCCCTCACCGATCCGAACGACTATGCCGGCCCGGGCACGGGCTATCGCATGAGCGACGAGCGGTGGCGCGAAATACAGCGGCTGCCACAGGCCCGGTCGCCGCGTGACTTCATCGCCGACTGCATCGGCGCGCCGTTAGAAAATCTGCGCGAGATCGGCGAGGCCAAAGCAGGACGTTTCAACGAGGTGATCGTGTGCGTCGGCCCAGCCTTTGGCACGGCGCTGACCAAGACGATTAACGGCCTTGACCATGAAGACGTGCTCAAAGCGATCTTCACCGGCGTGGCCAAGGAAGGCATGACCGCCCGGCTGATCAAGGCCTATCACACCAGCGACTGCGCCCAGCTCGGCTTCACTGCGTCGAGCTACAGCGGCAGCGGCATCGGCATTGGCCTGCAAAGTCGCGGCACGGCGGTCATTCACAAGCGCGGCATGCCTCGGCTGCACAACTTGGAACTATTCTCGTTCTCGCCTAGCTTGACGCTGGAGATCTTTGAGCAGATCGGCCGAAATGCGGCGAGGTATGCGAAGGGCGAAGTGGTCAAGCCCGTGCCGGTGACGGTGGACAATTGGGCGCGCCTGCGCCTGATCGTCAAGACGGCGCTGCTGCATCGCCGCGAGACCGAGGAAGTGCGCGACAAGCCGCCACAGGAGCTGTTCTTCGACTGGGAGCCGGATGTATGA
- a CDS encoding signal peptidase I has protein sequence MTDDDAAAGWPRGRPLWRSLLEILIAAGIVVWLYSFFLTSVEVRDERMTPTLRPGQRVLVSRLPYRLTVPQRGDIVAVRNRIDPARIQLHRVIGLPGDALDIRGVQVSVNGLPLREPYVLEGRERLNLSATTGGRYRLGPDDYFLLNDNRADLGDSRSFGAFSREQFIGRAWLIYWPPQDFAAVAHTPPTRGEP, from the coding sequence ATGACGGACGACGACGCTGCGGCAGGCTGGCCGCGCGGCCGGCCGCTGTGGCGCAGCTTGCTCGAGATCCTCATCGCCGCCGGCATCGTTGTGTGGCTCTACAGCTTCTTCTTGACCTCCGTCGAGGTGAGGGATGAGCGCATGACGCCCACGTTGCGCCCAGGCCAGCGCGTGCTGGTCAGCCGGCTGCCCTACCGATTGACCGTGCCGCAGCGCGGCGACATCGTCGCCGTGCGCAATCGCATTGACCCTGCTCGCATCCAGTTGCACCGCGTGATCGGCTTGCCGGGGGATGCGCTCGACATTCGCGGCGTACAGGTGTCGGTGAACGGATTGCCGCTGCGCGAGCCCTACGTGCTCGAAGGGCGTGAGCGCCTGAACCTCAGCGCGACAACCGGAGGGCGATATCGTCTCGGCCCGGATGACTATTTCCTGCTCAACGACAATCGTGCCGACCTCGGCGACAGCCGCTCGTTCGGCGCGTTTTCACGCGAGCAGTTCATCGGTCGCGCCTGGTTGATCTATTGGCCGCCGCAGGATTTTGCTGCCGTTGCCCACACACCGCCGACGCGCGGCGAGCCATGA
- a CDS encoding 4-alpha-glucanotransferase: MERASGILLHPTSLPSRFGIGEFNDDAYRFVDVLAEMGQKLWQVLPLGPTGYGDSPYQCFSAFAGNPLLISLEHLARENALAWDDLKDVPDFPADRVEYGDVIDYKFDLLHRSYIHFMQYASTQQHEAFEAFCAANAAWLDDYALFIALKDAHAGDPWTTWQDDVARRAPTALARSRNQLANAIHKQKYYQFQFFQQWSALKRYANAKGIKIIGDIPIFVAFDSADVWSHREFFHLDQRGNPTVIAGVPPDYFSPTGQRWGNPLYRWEVMAQQGYAWWIERCRSAFALFDYVRIDHFRGFESYWEVPADEPTAENGRWVKGPGQALFQAIKAALGDLPIIAEDLGIITPEVKALRDALGFPGMRVLQFAFVADASSEFLPHNYVRNTVAYAGTHDNDTTRGWFEKLDPQTRQQVLDYTGTDGSQITWDLIRLLLMSVADTVILTLQDVIGLGSEARMNFPGRAEGNWQWRFTWDQLTHEARARLRKMTATYGR, encoded by the coding sequence ATGGAAAGAGCAAGCGGCATTCTCCTTCATCCCACATCGTTGCCGAGTCGCTTCGGAATCGGCGAATTCAACGACGACGCCTATCGCTTCGTTGACGTGTTGGCCGAGATGGGTCAGAAGCTGTGGCAAGTGCTGCCGCTCGGCCCCACGGGCTACGGCGATTCGCCCTATCAGTGTTTCTCCGCCTTTGCCGGCAATCCGCTGCTCATCAGCCTAGAACACCTGGCGCGCGAGAACGCGCTGGCCTGGGACGATCTGAAGGATGTGCCGGACTTCCCGGCTGACCGAGTGGAGTATGGCGATGTCATTGACTACAAGTTTGACCTTCTGCATCGCTCGTATATCCACTTCATGCAATATGCCTCCACGCAGCAGCACGAGGCGTTTGAAGCGTTCTGTGCGGCGAACGCTGCCTGGCTGGATGACTATGCGCTGTTCATCGCACTGAAAGACGCTCACGCCGGCGACCCCTGGACGACCTGGCAGGACGACGTCGCCCGCCGCGCGCCCACCGCGCTCGCACGCTCGCGCAACCAACTGGCGAACGCAATACACAAGCAGAAGTACTACCAATTCCAGTTCTTCCAGCAATGGTCCGCCCTCAAACGCTACGCCAATGCGAAGGGCATCAAGATCATCGGCGACATTCCCATCTTTGTCGCTTTCGACAGCGCGGACGTATGGTCGCACCGCGAGTTTTTTCACCTCGACCAGCGCGGCAACCCGACGGTGATCGCCGGCGTGCCGCCGGACTACTTCAGCCCGACCGGCCAGCGCTGGGGCAACCCGCTCTACCGCTGGGAGGTGATGGCGCAGCAGGGTTACGCTTGGTGGATCGAGCGCTGCCGCTCAGCGTTTGCCCTGTTCGACTACGTGCGCATTGACCATTTCCGCGGCTTCGAGTCTTACTGGGAGGTGCCGGCCGACGAGCCAACCGCCGAGAACGGGCGTTGGGTCAAGGGGCCGGGTCAAGCCCTGTTCCAGGCGATCAAAGCGGCGTTGGGCGATTTGCCCATCATCGCTGAAGACTTGGGCATCATCACGCCAGAAGTCAAAGCGCTGCGCGACGCGCTCGGCTTCCCCGGTATGCGCGTGTTGCAGTTTGCCTTCGTCGCCGATGCGTCATCGGAATTCCTGCCGCACAACTACGTGCGCAACACGGTGGCCTACGCCGGCACCCACGACAACGACACCACGCGAGGCTGGTTCGAGAAACTCGACCCGCAGACGCGCCAGCAGGTGTTGGACTACACCGGCACCGACGGCAGCCAGATCACCTGGGACTTGATCCGCCTGCTGCTCATGTCGGTGGCCGACACGGTGATCCTCACGCTGCAGGACGTGATCGGGCTGGGCAGCGAAGCGCGCATGAACTTCCCCGGCCGCGCTGAGGGCAACTGGCAGTGGCGTTTCACCTGGGATCAGTTGACCCACGAGGCGCGGGCGCGCTTGCGCAAGATGACAGCGACATACGGCCGGTAA